In a single window of the Bradyrhizobium sp. ORS 285 genome:
- a CDS encoding TROVE domain-containing protein: protein MVRLNTFLRAFTHEGAPSRQLAPVQALQRTLMSCLLWEDQFYEDGVAIADRIKSLVAQVEPREVAQLAVRAREEMKLRHAPLLVAREMARLPQHRALVAETLARIIQRPDEMTELLAIYWADSLGPQQQRKRQPVSAQVKKGLAKAFAKFDAYQLAKYDREGPVRLRDVLFLVHARPKDDAQEAVWKQLVDGELPSPDTWEVALSTGADKRESFERLLASRRLGALALLRNLRLMRQAGVERETIAAALETMRTDRVLPYRFITAARHAPDFEPELEQAMLRAIKGYARLRGRTRLLIDVSGSMFAKLSAQSEMTRAEAACGLAILAREVCDEVEIFTFSDKVVKVPPRRGFALRDAILGSQPHSGTYLGRAVGEVDRKGDRLIVFTDEQSHDPVPQPKARGTMVNVASYQHGVGYGPWTRVDGFSEAVIAWIAAQEETLRGATLH, encoded by the coding sequence ATGGTCAGGCTCAACACGTTCCTGCGCGCCTTCACCCATGAGGGTGCGCCGTCCCGCCAGCTCGCGCCGGTGCAGGCGCTGCAGCGCACGCTGATGAGCTGCCTGCTGTGGGAGGACCAGTTCTACGAGGACGGGGTCGCGATCGCCGATCGGATCAAGTCGCTCGTGGCGCAGGTCGAGCCGCGCGAGGTCGCTCAGCTCGCGGTGCGCGCGCGCGAGGAGATGAAGCTGCGGCACGCGCCGCTGCTCGTCGCCCGCGAGATGGCGCGGCTGCCCCAGCACCGCGCGCTGGTCGCCGAGACCCTTGCGCGCATCATCCAGCGGCCGGATGAGATGACCGAGCTGCTCGCGATCTACTGGGCGGATTCGCTGGGTCCGCAGCAGCAGCGCAAGCGGCAGCCGGTGTCGGCGCAGGTCAAGAAGGGGCTGGCGAAGGCGTTTGCGAAGTTCGACGCCTATCAGCTCGCGAAGTATGACCGCGAGGGGCCAGTGCGGCTGCGCGACGTCCTGTTCCTGGTGCACGCCAGGCCCAAGGACGACGCCCAGGAGGCGGTGTGGAAGCAGCTCGTCGATGGCGAGCTGCCCTCGCCCGACACCTGGGAGGTCGCGCTCTCGACTGGTGCGGACAAGCGGGAGAGCTTCGAGCGGCTGCTCGCGTCGAGGCGGCTCGGAGCGCTGGCGCTGCTGCGCAACCTGCGGCTGATGCGTCAGGCCGGGGTGGAACGCGAGACGATCGCGGCCGCGCTGGAGACGATGCGGACGGACCGCGTCCTGCCGTATCGGTTCATCACGGCGGCCCGGCACGCGCCTGATTTCGAGCCCGAGCTCGAGCAGGCGATGCTGCGCGCGATCAAGGGCTACGCGCGGCTGCGAGGCCGCACGCGGCTTCTGATCGACGTGTCCGGTTCGATGTTCGCCAAGCTGTCCGCGCAGTCGGAGATGACGCGCGCGGAGGCCGCGTGCGGGCTTGCGATCCTGGCCCGCGAGGTCTGCGACGAGGTGGAGATCTTCACGTTCAGCGACAAGGTCGTGAAGGTGCCGCCGCGGCGTGGCTTCGCGCTGCGCGACGCGATCCTCGGGTCGCAGCCGCATTCCGGGACCTATCTCGGGCGTGCGGTGGGCGAGGTCGACCGCAAGGGCGACCGCCTGATCGTCTTCACCGACGAGCAGAGCCACGATCCGGTGCCACAGCCCAAGGCGCGCGGGACCATGGTCAACGTGGCGTCGTACCAGCACGGGGTCGGATACGGACCCTGGACGCGGGTCGACGGCTTCTCCGAGGCCGTGATCGCTTGGATCGCGGCGCAGGAGGAAACTCTGCGCGGCGCCACCCTGCACTGA
- a CDS encoding NAD-dependent epimerase/dehydratase family protein — translation MRILVTGAAGFIGSALLRRLLIDATIAEIVAIDLAETPLGLSDPRLRWISGTLDAAMLARLGEPAFALVFHLASVPGARAEADPGLGRRVNLDASLDLLQWLAQARHRPRVVHASSIAVYGTFTEPVVSARTEPRPTTTYGAHKRMVEIALADHTRRGKLSGVSLRLPGIVARPRPVSGFGSAFMSELLHALAAGEPYVCPVSAVATCWWLSQKAVVDHLVLAGAAEICGPLQLPALHLSIAEVAEGLAQLFGAGRARLVSYAPDERIEAVFGRYPALDARAATALGFDHDGSVAALISYALAAG, via the coding sequence ATGCGCATCCTGGTCACCGGCGCCGCGGGCTTCATCGGCTCAGCCTTGCTGCGCCGGTTGTTGATAGACGCGACAATCGCCGAGATCGTCGCGATTGATCTCGCGGAGACGCCATTGGGTTTGTCCGATCCTCGTCTGCGCTGGATCAGCGGCACGCTCGATGCGGCCATGCTGGCCCGACTCGGCGAGCCCGCCTTCGCTCTGGTGTTTCATCTCGCCAGCGTCCCGGGCGCGCGGGCCGAGGCAGATCCGGGGCTCGGGCGTCGCGTCAATCTCGACGCCTCGCTCGACCTGCTGCAATGGCTTGCGCAAGCACGGCATCGCCCACGCGTCGTCCATGCCAGCAGCATCGCCGTGTATGGCACGTTTACGGAGCCGGTCGTGAGCGCGCGCACCGAGCCGCGGCCGACCACGACCTACGGCGCCCACAAGCGGATGGTGGAGATCGCGCTCGCCGATCACACCCGGCGCGGCAAGCTCTCGGGCGTCTCGCTGCGGCTGCCAGGGATCGTGGCGCGGCCGCGCCCGGTGAGCGGCTTCGGCTCGGCCTTCATGAGCGAGCTGCTGCACGCGCTGGCCGCGGGCGAGCCCTATGTCTGTCCGGTTTCCGCGGTGGCGACCTGCTGGTGGCTGTCGCAGAAGGCGGTGGTCGACCATCTGGTGCTGGCGGGGGCAGCCGAGATCTGCGGACCGCTGCAGCTGCCGGCGCTGCATCTCTCCATCGCCGAGGTGGCGGAAGGCCTTGCGCAGCTGTTCGGCGCTGGGCGGGCGCGGCTGGTCAGCTACGCGCCCGATGAGCGCATCGAGGCGGTGTTCGGGCGCTATCCCGCGCTGGATGCGCGGGCCGCGACGGCGCTGGGCTTCGACCATGATGGATCGGTGGCGGCGCTGATCTCGTATGCCCTGGCGGCTGGGTGA
- a CDS encoding glutathione S-transferase N-terminal domain-containing protein has protein sequence MSDLSSFPITKRWPAQHPDRIQLYSLPTPNGVKVSIMLEETELAYEPHTIDFGKDDQKTPEFLSLNPNGKIPAIIDPDGPGGQPLGLFESGAILQYLAEKTGKFLPSDPARRWQTIQWLHFQMGGVGPMFGQLGFFHKFAGREYEDKRPLQRYVAESKRLLGVLEARLDGREWIMDGDYTIADIATLGWVRNLIGFYGAREISAFDELKHVPAWLERGLARPAVQRGLEIPKRP, from the coding sequence ATGTCCGACCTTTCCAGCTTCCCCATCACTAAGCGCTGGCCGGCGCAGCATCCCGACCGCATCCAGCTCTATTCGCTGCCGACGCCCAACGGCGTGAAGGTCTCGATCATGCTGGAGGAGACCGAGCTGGCCTACGAGCCGCACACGATTGATTTTGGCAAGGACGACCAGAAGACGCCGGAATTCCTGTCGCTCAATCCGAACGGCAAGATCCCGGCGATCATCGATCCCGACGGTCCTGGCGGCCAGCCGCTCGGCCTGTTCGAATCCGGTGCGATCCTGCAGTACCTTGCCGAGAAGACCGGAAAATTCCTGCCGAGCGATCCGGCGCGGCGCTGGCAGACCATCCAGTGGCTGCATTTCCAGATGGGCGGCGTCGGGCCCATGTTCGGCCAGCTCGGCTTCTTCCACAAATTCGCCGGTCGCGAGTATGAGGACAAGCGGCCGCTGCAGCGCTACGTGGCCGAGAGCAAGCGGCTGCTCGGCGTGCTCGAGGCGCGGCTCGACGGGCGCGAGTGGATCATGGACGGCGACTACACCATCGCCGACATCGCAACTCTGGGATGGGTGCGCAACCTGATCGGTTTCTACGGCGCGCGCGAAATCTCGGCCTTCGACGAACTCAAGCACGTGCCGGCCTGGCTGGAGCGCGGCCTGGCGCGGCCGGCGGTGCAACGCGGGCTGGAGATCCCGAAGCGGCCGTGA
- a CDS encoding fumarylacetoacetate hydrolase family protein — protein sequence MKLATYQNGSLDGRLVIVSSDQARAVSAAAIVPDLASALRRWREVEGPLRDLAGRLETGAASDVFAFDPARCAAPLPRAPQWLDGSAFLNHGRLMDIAFNKPPIPDFETIPVMYQGASDDFLGPQVDVPFMSEADGIDCEGEFGVIVDEVPMGSSAEQAAQCIRLLVQINDWSLRAVGAREVRTGFGFLQAKPSTSFAPIAVTPDEIGAAWHGGRVDMALHVERNGERIGAASGGEMAFSFPQLIAHAARTRRLSAGTIIGSGTVSNADRKAGSSCLAEVRAIEMIERGEARTAFLSFGEHVTIEARFADGRAGPFGRIHQQVVRAAGATG from the coding sequence ATGAAGCTCGCGACCTATCAGAACGGCAGCCTCGACGGCCGCCTCGTCATCGTCTCCAGCGATCAGGCGCGCGCCGTCAGCGCAGCCGCCATCGTGCCGGATCTCGCGAGCGCGCTGCGGCGCTGGCGCGAGGTCGAGGGGCCGCTGCGCGATCTCGCCGGCCGGCTCGAGACGGGCGCAGCATCGGACGTCTTCGCGTTCGATCCCGCGCGCTGTGCCGCGCCGCTGCCGCGCGCGCCGCAATGGCTGGACGGCTCGGCGTTTCTGAATCATGGGCGGCTGATGGATATCGCCTTCAACAAGCCGCCGATCCCGGACTTCGAGACCATTCCGGTCATGTACCAGGGCGCGAGCGACGACTTTCTCGGCCCACAGGTCGACGTCCCGTTCATGTCCGAAGCCGACGGCATCGATTGCGAGGGCGAGTTCGGCGTGATCGTCGATGAGGTCCCGATGGGATCGTCGGCCGAGCAGGCTGCGCAGTGCATCCGGCTGCTGGTGCAGATCAACGATTGGAGCCTGCGCGCGGTCGGCGCGCGCGAGGTGCGCACCGGCTTCGGCTTCCTGCAGGCGAAGCCATCCACGAGCTTCGCGCCGATCGCGGTGACGCCTGACGAGATCGGCGCCGCCTGGCACGGCGGCCGCGTGGACATGGCCCTGCATGTCGAGCGTAACGGCGAGCGGATCGGCGCGGCATCGGGCGGCGAGATGGCGTTCTCGTTTCCGCAGCTGATCGCGCATGCCGCACGGACGCGCCGCTTGAGCGCGGGCACGATCATCGGCTCGGGCACGGTCTCGAACGCCGATCGCAAGGCCGGATCGAGCTGCCTCGCGGAGGTCCGGGCGATCGAGATGATCGAGCGGGGCGAGGCGAGGACAGCGTTCCTGAGCTTCGGTGAGCATGTCACCATCGAAGCCCGCTTCGCCGACGGCCGCGCCGGGCCGTTCGGCCGCATCCATCAGCAGGTCGTGCGCGCCGCCGGCGCGACGGGGTAA
- a CDS encoding cupin domain-containing protein, producing the protein MTLPQIRRVVTGHDAEGAAVISSDGALPTVTELAAIPRTFFHEVWSTQATPAPIDNGPDPTIGPLRLPPPAHGSRIRFVDIPPDTEDFLRHGAERMQAAFGQIGDPHASTVTKESPHPLMHRTETIDYGIVISGEITLVLDKGTADLKAGDVVIQRGTNHAWANRSGKTCRMLFILVDGEFGPDANPGKADR; encoded by the coding sequence ATGACCCTTCCCCAGATCCGCCGCGTCGTCACCGGACATGACGCCGAAGGCGCCGCCGTGATCTCGTCCGACGGCGCGTTGCCGACCGTGACCGAGCTCGCGGCGATCCCCCGCACCTTCTTCCACGAGGTGTGGAGCACGCAGGCGACGCCCGCGCCGATCGACAACGGCCCAGATCCGACCATCGGGCCGCTACGGCTGCCGCCGCCGGCACATGGCAGCCGCATCCGCTTCGTCGATATCCCGCCGGACACCGAGGACTTCCTGCGCCACGGCGCCGAGCGCATGCAGGCTGCTTTCGGCCAGATCGGTGATCCCCACGCCTCGACGGTGACGAAGGAATCGCCGCATCCGTTGATGCATCGCACTGAGACGATCGACTACGGCATCGTCATCTCCGGCGAGATCACGCTGGTGCTCGACAAGGGCACGGCGGACCTAAAAGCCGGCGACGTGGTGATCCAGCGCGGCACCAACCATGCGTGGGCCAATCGCAGCGGTAAGACCTGCCGGATGCTGTTCATCCTGGTCGACGGTGAGTTCGGTCCCGACGCCAATCCTGGCAAGGCCGACCGATGA
- a CDS encoding NADH-quinone oxidoreductase subunit B family protein: MASGPFQDPPPAGRLLRPGVDKPDNSTDAYFIRVRDDLADKGFFTASAEELITWARAGSLMWMTFGLACCAVEMMQMSMPRWDAERFGFAPRASPRQSDVIIVAGTLTNKMAPAFRKIYDQMPEPRYVISMGSCANGGGYYHYAYSVVRGCDRIVPVDVYVPGCPPTAEALLYGVMLLQQKIRRTGTIER; this comes from the coding sequence ATGGCGAGCGGACCGTTTCAAGATCCTCCCCCCGCAGGTCGGCTCCTGCGTCCCGGCGTGGACAAGCCGGACAATTCCACCGACGCCTATTTCATCCGCGTCCGCGATGATCTCGCGGACAAGGGCTTCTTCACGGCGAGCGCCGAGGAGCTGATCACCTGGGCGCGCGCCGGCTCGCTGATGTGGATGACCTTCGGGCTCGCCTGCTGCGCGGTCGAGATGATGCAGATGTCGATGCCGCGCTGGGATGCCGAGCGGTTCGGCTTCGCGCCGCGCGCCTCGCCGCGGCAATCCGACGTCATCATCGTCGCCGGCACGCTCACCAACAAGATGGCGCCGGCGTTCCGCAAGATCTACGACCAGATGCCGGAGCCGCGCTACGTCATCTCGATGGGCTCCTGCGCCAATGGCGGCGGCTATTATCACTACGCCTATTCCGTCGTCCGCGGCTGCGACCGCATCGTGCCGGTCGATGTCTACGTGCCCGGATGCCCGCCGACGGCGGAGGCCCTGCTCTACGGCGTGATGCTGCTGCAACAGAAGATCCGGCGCACCGGCACGATCGAGCGGTGA
- a CDS encoding oxygenase MpaB family protein: MIVSEADFARCLDEVLSAPAQAGDGVLGPDSVMWRVHREAALFLGAGRALLLQLAHPWVSAGIAEQSKVFADPLGRFHRTFSIVYTMVFGTRDQAAAVARWLYRRHAAVGGVMTETAGPFAAGSRYRANDVEALRWVHATLVETAMMSYGLLCPPLTDAEREQYWREAMRFAGLFGIPRDVLPADWVSFKIYTAAMMESETLTVSTAARDIAQRIFSGEATWVGPPRWFSALTAEMLPERLRLAFDLPDGAREHRSAARARIWLPRLYAALPPRLRTVGPYQEAMARLCGEPCPSFTRLLNRGWIGQPLMPAANAAGVRRPSAQS; the protein is encoded by the coding sequence GTGATCGTCAGCGAGGCCGATTTCGCGCGTTGCCTCGACGAGGTGCTCTCGGCGCCCGCGCAAGCGGGCGACGGCGTGCTCGGCCCCGACAGCGTGATGTGGCGGGTGCATCGCGAGGCGGCGCTGTTTCTCGGCGCCGGCCGCGCGCTGCTGTTGCAGCTCGCTCATCCCTGGGTGTCGGCCGGCATTGCCGAGCAGTCGAAGGTGTTCGCCGACCCGCTCGGCCGCTTCCACCGCACCTTCAGCATCGTCTACACGATGGTGTTCGGCACGCGCGACCAGGCGGCCGCCGTCGCACGTTGGCTGTACCGGCGTCACGCGGCCGTCGGTGGCGTGATGACGGAGACGGCCGGGCCGTTCGCGGCCGGTTCGCGCTACCGCGCCAATGACGTCGAGGCGTTGCGCTGGGTGCATGCGACGCTGGTCGAGACGGCGATGATGTCGTACGGCCTGCTGTGTCCGCCGCTGACCGATGCCGAGCGCGAACAGTATTGGCGCGAGGCGATGCGCTTCGCCGGGCTGTTCGGCATTCCTCGCGACGTGCTGCCGGCGGACTGGGTGTCCTTCAAGATCTACACGGCCGCGATGATGGAGTCGGAGACACTGACGGTCAGCACCGCCGCGCGCGATATCGCCCAGCGCATCTTCTCGGGCGAGGCGACCTGGGTCGGGCCGCCGCGCTGGTTCTCCGCGCTGACTGCCGAGATGCTGCCGGAGAGGTTGCGGTTGGCGTTCGATCTGCCGGATGGCGCGCGCGAGCATCGCAGCGCCGCGCGGGCGCGGATCTGGCTGCCGCGGCTCTACGCGGCGTTGCCGCCGAGATTACGCACCGTCGGCCCCTATCAGGAGGCCATGGCGCGCCTCTGCGGCGAGCCTTGTCCGTCCTTCACGCGGCTGCTCAACCGCGGCTGGATCGGGCAGCCGCTCATGCCGGCTGCGAACGCCGCTGGCGTGCGGCGCCCTTCCGCGCAGAGCTGA
- a CDS encoding DEAD/DEAH box helicase — translation MPLPFKKPGAIRSLFSHAAFQKAELLQRGGGVFDLEISDDGLELAASVNGSQSWPYEVEIRLKPDKHGRVGVIGTCTCPMQFNCKHVAAVLLEAIEPPEEDGADVRKPAKLEKASPVVLPPEITTWLNRIGAVSRGEAYPPAVKQRLIYGVQPHSESGGAAYPVVRLWSVRVGKDNSFSGAFSKVERMPAGADYAAAYYRDSDLDIATRLGPHVFLDGQWAFRIGSPALLKRIVDTGRAYWRDHAGPLLRWGDKRSGRIEWQPVGLRGVGARLVVEGVTALHANPPVYAEEKTGIVGEVDPGIDPQMAQHLLSAPTLPKAVIGEVSRHLSQRLPALDPALLPSPPSEVVKIEAKPVPILHLRRGPYPGYGFQGVHTSGLPLGVVRQVFRYGPIEIEADQGGNETELFHDGRVHLVTRAKADERKTSKRLSDLGLVPLRKVQTYSFGGFGGDLTFADEGRWLQFMHLDVDALRAEGFEIRIDDTFPFRMAESSGVVDMEIEGSGIDWFEFGFKIDIDGKPHDLAELLARLLAQPGIVDALADADASAKHMYVPLPDGRHLALAAGRFLPVLLALQTMGLSGGSFDASGKLRLSRAQLVPLLAHDAEAFKGPDDLRRLADLVRQHRHDDIELPAGFKAKLRPYQQQGVAWLDLLRQANLGGVLADDMGLGKTVQVLALLALEKARGAIKAPVLIVAPTSLMTNWSNEAAKFVPDLKVLVFHGAARKELVDQIPQHDVVLTTYPLIARDHELILGRDWHMAILDEAQTIKNPNAATTRWLSAIKASHRFCLTGTPMENHLGELWSIMSFVNPGYLGDKTAFTRNWRSPIEKEGDQMRAAALTRRVKPFLLRRTKEEVASELPARVDIVETVAIEGKQRDLYDSIRAAMAKKVRKALDEKGLARSHIVVLEALLRLRQVCCDPRLVKLDDKTERPSAKLDRLMEMVEELVSEGRKIIIFSQFTSMLALIEQRFQAAEIGYELLTGETRDRKRAIEGFQKGKSPVFLISLKAGGVGLNLTAADTVIIYDPWWNPAVEAQAIDRAHRIGQDKKVFVYRLVTAGTIEEKIGELKQRKQAIADRLFDNEGNIGKALTEDDIAALLS, via the coding sequence ATGCCGCTTCCCTTCAAAAAGCCCGGGGCCATCCGTTCGCTTTTCAGCCATGCCGCCTTTCAGAAGGCGGAGCTCCTCCAGCGCGGTGGCGGCGTTTTCGATCTCGAGATCAGCGACGACGGCCTCGAGCTGGCCGCGTCGGTAAATGGCTCGCAATCCTGGCCGTATGAGGTCGAGATCAGGCTGAAGCCGGACAAGCACGGGCGCGTCGGCGTCATCGGAACGTGTACGTGCCCGATGCAATTCAACTGCAAGCATGTCGCGGCCGTGCTGCTCGAAGCGATCGAGCCGCCGGAGGAAGATGGCGCCGACGTGAGGAAACCGGCGAAGCTGGAGAAGGCGAGCCCGGTGGTGCTGCCGCCGGAGATTACGACCTGGCTGAACAGGATTGGCGCGGTCAGCCGTGGGGAGGCCTATCCTCCCGCGGTCAAGCAGAGGCTGATCTATGGTGTGCAGCCGCATTCCGAGTCCGGAGGCGCAGCCTATCCGGTCGTCCGACTGTGGTCGGTTCGGGTCGGCAAGGACAACAGCTTTTCCGGAGCGTTCTCGAAGGTCGAGAGGATGCCAGCAGGCGCCGATTATGCGGCGGCGTACTACCGCGACAGCGATCTCGATATCGCGACGCGGCTTGGACCCCACGTCTTTCTCGACGGACAGTGGGCGTTCCGAATCGGCTCTCCCGCGCTGTTGAAGCGGATCGTCGACACGGGGCGGGCCTATTGGCGCGACCATGCCGGCCCGCTGCTGCGCTGGGGCGACAAGCGCAGTGGTCGCATCGAATGGCAGCCAGTCGGTCTGCGAGGCGTCGGTGCAAGGCTCGTCGTCGAAGGCGTGACGGCGCTGCATGCCAATCCGCCCGTGTACGCCGAGGAAAAGACCGGAATCGTCGGCGAGGTCGATCCGGGGATCGATCCGCAAATGGCGCAGCACCTGCTGAGTGCGCCGACGCTGCCGAAGGCGGTGATCGGCGAGGTCTCGCGGCATCTCAGCCAGCGGCTGCCCGCGCTCGATCCCGCCCTGCTGCCGTCGCCGCCGAGCGAGGTCGTCAAGATCGAGGCCAAGCCGGTGCCGATCCTGCACCTGCGACGCGGACCTTATCCGGGCTATGGTTTCCAGGGCGTCCACACCAGCGGGCTTCCGCTCGGCGTGGTCCGCCAGGTCTTCCGTTATGGTCCGATCGAGATCGAAGCCGACCAGGGCGGCAACGAGACCGAGCTTTTTCACGACGGCCGCGTGCACCTTGTGACGCGCGCCAAGGCGGACGAGCGCAAGACGTCGAAGAGGCTGAGCGACCTCGGGCTCGTTCCGCTCAGGAAAGTCCAGACCTACAGCTTCGGCGGCTTCGGCGGTGATCTCACTTTTGCCGACGAGGGCCGCTGGCTGCAGTTCATGCATCTCGACGTCGATGCGTTGCGGGCGGAGGGCTTCGAGATCCGCATCGATGACACCTTCCCGTTCCGGATGGCCGAGTCCTCCGGCGTCGTCGACATGGAGATCGAAGGCAGCGGGATCGACTGGTTCGAGTTCGGCTTCAAGATCGACATCGACGGCAAGCCGCATGATCTCGCCGAACTGCTGGCGCGGCTGCTCGCGCAGCCCGGGATCGTCGACGCGCTGGCCGACGCGGACGCCAGTGCGAAGCACATGTATGTGCCGCTGCCCGACGGCCGACACCTGGCGCTCGCGGCCGGCCGTTTCCTGCCGGTCCTGCTGGCCCTGCAGACGATGGGACTGAGCGGCGGCAGCTTCGATGCCTCCGGCAAGCTCCGGCTGTCGCGTGCGCAATTGGTGCCGCTGCTGGCGCATGACGCGGAGGCATTCAAGGGACCTGACGATCTGCGGCGGCTGGCCGATCTGGTCCGGCAGCATCGGCACGATGACATCGAGCTACCTGCCGGCTTCAAGGCCAAGCTGCGGCCTTATCAGCAGCAGGGCGTCGCCTGGCTCGATCTCTTGCGGCAGGCCAATCTCGGCGGCGTGCTGGCCGACGACATGGGCCTCGGCAAGACGGTGCAGGTGCTGGCGCTGCTCGCGCTGGAAAAGGCGCGCGGTGCGATCAAGGCGCCGGTGCTGATCGTCGCGCCGACCAGCCTGATGACGAACTGGTCCAACGAGGCCGCCAAGTTCGTGCCTGATCTGAAGGTCCTGGTGTTCCACGGCGCCGCGCGCAAGGAGCTGGTCGATCAGATCCCGCAGCACGACGTGGTGCTCACGACCTATCCCCTGATCGCGCGCGACCATGAGTTGATCCTCGGCCGCGACTGGCACATGGCCATCCTCGACGAGGCGCAGACCATCAAGAACCCGAACGCAGCAACGACGCGCTGGCTCAGCGCCATCAAGGCCAGTCATCGCTTCTGCCTCACGGGCACGCCGATGGAGAACCATCTCGGCGAGCTCTGGTCGATCATGAGCTTCGTCAACCCCGGCTATCTCGGCGACAAGACCGCGTTCACCCGCAACTGGCGTTCGCCGATCGAGAAGGAGGGCGACCAGATGCGGGCGGCGGCGCTGACGCGCCGGGTCAAGCCGTTCCTGTTGCGACGGACCAAGGAGGAGGTGGCCTCCGAGCTGCCGGCCAGGGTCGACATCGTCGAAACGGTCGCGATCGAGGGCAAGCAGCGCGACCTCTATGATTCGATCCGTGCGGCGATGGCCAAGAAGGTGCGCAAGGCGCTCGATGAGAAGGGGCTTGCGCGCAGCCACATCGTCGTCCTCGAGGCGCTGCTGCGGCTGCGCCAGGTCTGCTGCGATCCGCGGCTGGTGAAGCTCGACGACAAGACCGAGCGGCCCTCGGCCAAACTCGACCGTCTCATGGAGATGGTCGAGGAACTGGTCAGCGAGGGACGCAAGATCATCATCTTCTCGCAGTTCACTTCGATGCTGGCGCTGATCGAGCAGCGCTTCCAAGCGGCTGAGATCGGTTACGAACTTCTCACCGGCGAGACTCGCGATCGCAAGCGCGCGATCGAAGGGTTTCAGAAAGGGAAGAGTCCGGTCTTCCTGATCAGTCTGAAGGCTGGCGGCGTCGGGCTGAACCTGACGGCCGCAGACACCGTGATCATCTACGATCCCTGGTGGAACCCCGCCGTCGAGGCCCAGGCGATCGACCGTGCCCACCGCATTGGCCAGGACAAGAAGGTCTTCGTCTATCGGCTGGTGACCGCCGGCACGATCGAGGAGAAGATCGGCGAGTTGAAGCAGCGCAAGCAGGCGATCGCCGATCGGCTGTTCGACAACGAAGGCAACATTGGCAAGGCGCTCACCGAGGACGATATTGCCGCGCTGCTGTCCTGA
- a CDS encoding nitroreductase family protein: protein MNRRQILLGAGGVLLTGALGSAAWRAATGTMSEYDEYSARLRGPLSPEISDVIRYATLAANSHNTQPWRFRVARDVIEVRPDLSRRTSAVDPDDHHLFVSLGCAATNLAIAAACSGRPGEISIDGQTVRYTFTTADRNDDPLLGSIVRRQSTRSEYDGRPVPTGELVALQSAASMPGVDLVLITAPARVADIRDLVIAGNDAQMHDAAFMRELKSWIRFNPRSAMESGDGLFAAASGNPSLPSVLGGVAFDRVFDAAAENDKYARQITSSAGIAVFVAEQADPAGWIRAGQACQRFALEATQLGLKLAFINQPVEVAALRPELARLIGTDRRPDLVLRFGYGPSLPFAPRRRVADVLSS, encoded by the coding sequence ATGAACAGACGGCAGATCCTTTTGGGAGCGGGTGGCGTGCTGCTCACGGGCGCGCTCGGCTCGGCTGCCTGGCGGGCCGCCACCGGGACGATGTCCGAGTATGACGAGTACAGCGCGCGGCTGCGTGGCCCATTGTCGCCGGAGATCTCCGACGTCATCCGCTACGCGACGCTCGCGGCCAACAGCCACAACACCCAGCCGTGGCGCTTTCGCGTGGCGCGAGATGTCATCGAGGTGCGACCTGATCTGTCGCGCCGGACGTCGGCGGTCGATCCCGACGATCATCACCTGTTCGTCAGCCTGGGCTGCGCCGCGACCAACCTTGCGATTGCCGCTGCGTGCAGCGGCCGTCCCGGCGAGATCAGCATCGACGGACAGACGGTGCGATACACCTTCACGACGGCCGATCGGAACGACGATCCGTTGTTGGGTTCGATCGTCCGCAGGCAGTCGACGCGGAGCGAATATGACGGACGTCCGGTGCCGACCGGCGAACTCGTCGCGCTGCAGTCGGCGGCATCCATGCCCGGAGTCGATCTCGTCCTCATCACGGCGCCCGCACGTGTTGCTGATATCCGCGATCTCGTGATCGCCGGCAATGACGCGCAGATGCATGATGCGGCTTTCATGCGCGAGTTGAAGAGCTGGATCCGGTTCAATCCGCGCAGTGCGATGGAGAGTGGTGACGGATTGTTCGCGGCCGCGAGCGGCAATCCGTCGCTGCCTTCGGTGCTCGGCGGCGTCGCTTTCGATCGGGTGTTCGATGCGGCGGCCGAGAACGACAAATATGCGCGCCAGATCACTTCATCGGCTGGGATTGCCGTGTTCGTGGCCGAGCAGGCTGATCCAGCCGGCTGGATCAGGGCAGGGCAGGCCTGCCAGCGCTTCGCGCTCGAAGCGACACAGCTCGGACTGAAGCTCGCCTTCATCAACCAGCCGGTCGAAGTGGCCGCGCTGCGTCCCGAACTGGCGCGATTGATCGGCACAGACCGACGGCCGGACCTCGTGCTGCGCTTCGGCTATGGACCCTCGCTGCCATTCGCGCCCCGACGCCGCGTGGCGGACGTGCTCAGTTCCTGA